The Amycolatopsis methanolica 239 nucleotide sequence AGGACACCGACCGGCTCGCGCGGATCGCCGAGCTGGGGCGCAACGCCAGCGCGGACGACTTCAAGCACTTCATCCCGTTCCTGCTGGGGCAGCATTCGCCGTTGGCGGGGCAGTTGCTCGTGGGCTCGGCGTTCGGGATGCCGGACGAGCTGCTGGACGCGGTGCAGTCGTGGGCGAAGAGCTGGCTGGCGGAGTTCTGCGGGTGGTTCGCCGGTTTCGTCGGCGAGTTCCAAGCGATGTGCGAGAACACGCGCGTGGCGGTGGCGGCCCAGTGGTCGGCGTTGAACACCGAGTTGCAGCAGGTGCCGGACAACCCGTTCGCCGGGGTCGGTGAGGCCGCGCCGGTCGCGTCTCGCAGCTCCGGTGCCGGTGGGGCCGGCGGGTCCGGCGGCGCGAGCGGGGCTGCCGCGGGCGGTGGCTCGGCGGGTGGCGCTGGTGCGGCGGGTGGCGCGGGTGCGACGCCGCCGCCAGCCGCGCCGGTCGTGCCCCCGGGGGTGGCGCCGGTCGTGCCCCCGGCGGTGGCGCCCGTCGCGCCGGCCGCCGCGCCTGTGCCGGACGAGCAGGACACGCTGACGGTCCAGCGGGGCGACAGCAAGCTCGAACTGTCCGAGCCGGACCAGACCGGCCGGATGGCCATCAAGATCGACAACGGCGATGGCCCGCCGAAGGACTACCAGCTCACGTGGGGCACCCCCGACCCCGCGGCTCCCGCGTACACCCCGGCCGCCGACGGCAAAATCCACATCGACGACGGTCCACTGCACATCACGGCCGAACGCCCATCCGGCGAGACCGGCCCCACGGTGGTCACGATCGACGACGGCACCGGCACCCCGACGACCTACACCCTCGGTGAGGAGCCCACCGCCCGGCCCGCCACGCCCGGCACCGGGCCCGCTCCCGGCACGTCCGCGACGTACCCGCTCGGTGAGGCGCCTGCCGCCCGGCCCGGCACCGGGCCCGCTCCCGGTGCCCCCGCGACCTACCCCCTCGGTGAGGAGCCCGCCACACCCGCCGGTGCCCGGTTGGCTCCCGGCCTCTCCGTGGACCCGGCCGAGCGCCTTGGCGCACTCGGCGCCCCCGCCGGGCAGGCTGTGGCTCCGGACTCCGCTGCTCTCGCCGAAGCCGCCCAGCAGCAGATGGCTGGCGCATTCGACGGGCTCGCCCGGGAGGCTGCTACAGACTCAGCCACCCTGGCCGACGGAGGCCAGGAACGGGTGGCTGGCGCGTTCGATGAGTTCGCCCAGCCGGCTGTCGCCGCAGAGGCTGCACCCCTCGCCGAGCCGACTACCTCCGGCGCCGCTGGTGCTGGTCCGGCCGCCACCGGCCTTGCCAGCGGTGACCCCTCCCTCATTTCCCAGCACTCGGCCGGGACCGTGCTCGGCGATCAGGAGCACACCACCCCGGCCGCCGCGCTGGGTGGGGTTTCCGATGGGCTGCCCGGGCAGGGGGCCGTCAGCGGCTCCCTCGGTGATCCCGGCTCGCTCGGCCACTCCTCGGCGCCCGCGGCGGCCGGGGCCACCCTCGGCACCGCGCCGGGGCTCGATCCGGTCGGGGCGGCTGTCGATCCGAGCGGGATGAGCATGCTCGGCGGTCTGCCACCCGCCGGCGGGAACCAGGGCGTTGACGATCCGGAGCGGTCGTCCCGCGCCTACCGCGTCGACGGGGACATCTTCGACAGCCCCGGCTCGGGCGGCCGCATCAGCGGCTCCCTGGACGAGGAGGAAACCCGCAGGTGAGCGAGTTCCAGACGAAGCTCGACGCGATCGCCGCCGAGCGTGTCGCCCGTCAGGACCTGATGGGCCGCCGCGTCGCGACGAGTCTCGCGGAGAGCCAGGCCCGCGCCGGCGACCTCACGCGGGAGGCCGCCGCCACCGTGCAGCGCCTCGCCGAGCAGGCCGCCCGCACGAGGACCGCAGCCGGCTGGGAGCTGCCCGAGAAGGCCGACCCCAACGCCTCATTGGGCATGGACTTCGAGGACCCCGAGATGGCGACCGAACCGACCAACCGCCACGCGCCCCCACCGGAACCCCAGGCGCGCCGAGGCCGCCACGCACGCCCCGACGAACCCGAGGACGACTACTCGACCAAGGACTGGCTGGGCTGACCCCGAACCCGGCAGGCGAACGCCCGCGGCCGAGGGCCTGCTGTGGCTGGGCTGGTGAGGACGACGCCGGCCGGGCGCTGGTGGTTGGTGAGAGTGCTGTGGCAGGGCTGACCTCGACGGGCCGGCCGGACTCCCGCGGCTGACGAGGGTGCTCTGGCCGGGCTGTAAGGACGCTGGCCGCGGCGATGGTGGTTGGCGAGAGTGCTGGGCACTGCCAGGGCAGATGCTGCTGAGGCGGCCGCGCCTCGGGACCCGGAAATTTTGGCGGCAAGTTATAGCGCCCGAGCGACCGCGAAGCCTCAGCCCCGACGCGAGCCCACGCCGGCGCCACCGGGCCGGCGTTGGAGGGCAAAATAGCTGGGCTGCGGTGCGCCGCCCGCCCGGCCGATGACGGCAGCGGGTGCGGAGGCCTCCGGGCAAATGGCTGGCGCGAGTTGCGCCACGACGCAGAAGACTTCGGCGGCGGCACGCTGTGGCACCGCCGGGCGGGTTCCAGCCGCCTGCGGGCGTCAGTGGTACGCGCGGCGGCGACCGTCAATCCAGGCGCTGTGCCCCGGGCAGTTGCATGCGGGGCTGTTCCTCGGCGTAACCGTGCCGAGCGCCCACCCACCAACTACGCAGCCACCGGCAAGGCATCCCGCGAGAACTCGATCCCGGCGCGCTTCACGTCCGTCTCCAGCAGCGGGCGGTACTTGTCCGTCCCCGTCAGGTGCGTCAGGAAGAACGCCGTGAACAGGGCCCTCACCAGCACCTGCGTCCGGTGGTTCGGCTTCCCGTGCAGCAGGCGCTGGCTCCAGTGGCTGCCCTCGGTCAGCGCCAGGTGGGTCGACTTGTCGACCTTTCGGTACTGGACCGGTCCGCCCCACGCCTTGGCTATCGACTCGGCGTTGCCGCCCGCCGGGGCGACCAGGTCGCCGTCCGCGGCCAGGTGCAGTCCCGGCGCCGTCACCCGCACCGCGGCCGCGCTCGCCGACGGCAACGTCTGCGCCGCGGCGAACGTCGCCACCCCGCGCACCCCGCCCGAGGCCGCGGCCAGCACCGCCGATCCGCCGCCGGTCGAGTGGCCGGCCAGGCCCAGCCGGTCCCGGTCGACGCTGATCGCGTCCGGACCGAGCCGCACCCGGGTCACCACGTCGAGCGCGGTCCGCAGGTCCGCGGCCAGCAGGCGGTGCGACGGCAGCGGACCGAGCTGCGTCGCGGGCGCGGCGGCCACGATGCCCCAGCTCGCCAGATGCGCCAGCAGCCCGCGATACCGACCGGGCGGCTGCAACCAACCGTGCCCGAACGCCACCGCCGGCAGCCCGAGGCCGCTTCGTGGGGTGAACACCACACCGGGCAATCCGGCGAGCGCGAGGTTGCCCCGCAGCACGTCGTGCGGTCCCGCGTGCGACAGCTCTTCGAGCAGCTCCTTGGGCTTGCTGACCATGGTCGAGAGCTTAGGGCAGCCCGCCCCGGCACGGCCGCGCAACATCCTTCGGAAGCGCGGTTTCGCCGAGGTGGAGATGAGCCGGGGGAGCGCAACCCGTATCCCTCGTTAGGCTGGTGGTGTGTGCGGAATCGTGGGATATGTCGGTCACCGGCAGGCGCTGGACGTCGTGCTCGGCGGGCTGCGCCGGATGGAGTACCGCGGGTATGACTCGGCCGGGGTGGCCGTGCTGGACGGCGCCGGCGCGCTGACCGTCGAACGCAAGGCGGGTCGCCTGGCCAACCTGGAGGGCGCGCTCTCCGAACACGGCCTCGACCGGTTCGCGGGCACCGCGGGCATGGGCCACACCCGCTGGGCGACCCACGGCGCGCCCATCGACCGCAACTCGCACCCGCACCGGGACGCCTCGCAGCGCGTCGCGGTCGTGCACAACGGCATCATCGAGAACTTCGCCGCCCTGCGGGCCGAGCTGGAGGCCGACGGTGTCGAGATGACCAGCGACACCGACACCGAGACCGCGGCCCACCTGGTGGCCCGCGCCTACGCCGACGGCCCCACCGCGGGTGACCTGCCGGCCAGCGTCCGGGCCGTGTGCCGCCGCCTCGAAGGCGCGTTCACCCTGGTCGTCACCCACGCCGACCAGCCGGACATGATCGTCGCCGCGCGGCGGTCGTCGCCGCTGGTCGTGGGCGTCGGCGAGGGCGAGCACTTCGTCGCCTCCGACGTGTCGGCCTTCATCGAGCACACCCGCCAGGCCGTCGAGCTGGGCCAGGACCAGGTCGTCGTCATCAGCCGCGACGGCTACGACATCTCCGACTTCGCCGGCGAGCCCGCGCAGGGCAAGCCGTTCACGGTCAACTGGGACCTCTCGGCCGCCGAGAAGGGCGGCCACGAGTACTTCATGCTCAAGGAGATCGAGGAGCAGCCGGAGGCGCTGGCGAACACGCTGCGCGGCCACTTCGACCGCGGCCGCATCATCCTCGACGAGCAGCGCCTGTCCGACCAGGACCTGCGCGAGGTGGACAAGGTGTTCGTGGTGGCCTGCGGCTCGGCCTACCACTCCGGCCTGGTCGCCAAGTACGCGATCGAGCACTGGTGCCGCCTGCCGGTCGAGGTCGAGCTGGCCAGCGAGTTCCGCTACCGCGACCCGGTGCTGGACCGGGACACCCTGGTCGTCGCCGTGTCGCAGTCCGGGGAGACCGCCGACACGCTCGAGGCGATCCGCCACGCCCGCGACCAGAAGGCCCGTGTGCTGGCCGTCTGCAACACCAACGGCGCGCAGATCCCGCGCGAGTCCGACGCCGTGCTGTACACGCACGCCGGGCCGGAGGTCGGGGTCGCGGCGACGAAGACGTTCCTGTCGCAGATCGCGGCGAACTACCTCGTCGGCCTCGCGCTGGCGCAGGCCCGCGGCACCAAGTACCCGGACGAGGTGGCGCGCGAGTTCGCCGAGCTGGAGGCCATGCCCGCCGCCGTGCAGAAGGTGCTGTCCACTGTGGACCAAGTCCGCGAGCTGAGCCGGGACATCGCCGACTCGAAGGCGGTGCTGTTCCTGGGCAGGCACGTCGGCTACCCGGTCGCTCTGGAGGGCGCGCTCAAGCTCAAGGAGCTGGCGTACATGCACGCCGAGGCGTTCGCCGCCGGTGAGCTGAAGCACGGCCCGATCGCGCTGATCGAGGAGGGCCTGCCGGTCGTCGTCGTGATGCCGTCGCCGAAGGGCCGCGCGGTGCTGCACGCCAAGCTGGTGTCGAACATCAGCGAGATCCAGGCCCGCGGCGCGCGCACGATCGTCATCGCCGAGGAGGGCGACGACACGGTCCGCCCGTTCGCCGACGAGCTGATCGAGGTTCCGGCGGTGCCGACGCTGCTCCAGCCACTGGTCTCGACCGTGCCGCTGCAGGTGCTGTCGGCCGAGATCGCTCGCTCGCGTGGTTACGACGTGGACAAGCCGCGGAACCTGGCGAAGTCCGTGACCGTGGAGTAAACAGGGCGAGCCGCTTCCCCGCCGCCACCCTCAACGGAGGCGCTCCGCGACGCTAGCCTCGACTGATGCAGGGCATGTGGACGACTGACCGGATCCGCGAGGCCGAAGAGCGGCTGCTGGCCGTCACGCCCGAGGGCGCGTTGATGCACAAGGCCGCGTTCGCGGTCGCCGTGCACGCGGCCGAGATGCTGGCCGAGCACACCGGGCAGGTGTCGGGGCGCCGCGTCGCGCTGCTCGTCGGCGCGGGCAACAACGGTGGTGACGCGTTGTGGGCCGGGGCGTTCCTGCGCCGCCGAGGCGTGAGCGTCACCGCGATCCTGCTCAAGCCGGAGAAGGCGCACGCCGCCGGTCTCGCCGCGTTGCGCCGGGCGAAGGGCCGGGTGCTCTCCGCCGAGGACGGTCCGGCCGCACTCCAGGCCGCGGACCTGGTGATCGACGGGATCGTCGGCCTGTCCGCGCACGGCGGTCTGCGCCCGGACGCGGCGGCGCTGGTCGAGCACGTCCACGCGCCGGTGCTGGCGGTCGACCTGCCCAGCGGTGTCGAGCCGGACACCGGGGTAGTGCCGGGCGACGCGGTCACGGCCACGCGGACGGTCACGTTCGGCGCGTGCAAGCCGGTGCACGTGCTAAACCCGTCGCGCTGCGGGCGGGTCGAGCTGGTCGACATCGGGCTGGACCTGGACGATCCGGACCTGTGGCAGCTGGACGCCGCCGACGTCGGGCGCGCGTGGCCGGTGCCGGGGCCGGAGGACAACAAGTACAGCCAGGGCGTGACGGGCGTCGCGGCCGGATCGGCGGCCTACCCGGGCGCCGCGGTGCTCGCGACCGGCTCGGCGGTGCTGGCGACGTCTGGCATGGTGCGCTACGCCGGGCCGGCGGCCGACGTCGTGCGGTCGCGGTGGCCGGAGGTCGTGGCGACCGGTTCGGTGACCGACGCCGGCCGGGTGCAGGCGTGGGTGGTCGGGCCGGGGATCGGGACCGGCCGCGAGGGGCGCGAGGTGCTGGCCCACGTGCTCGGCGCCGGGGTCCCGGTGTGCGCGGACGCCGACGCGACCACGCTGATGGCGCACCGCCCGGACGTCCTGGACGCCCGCGACCCGGGCACGCCGCTGGTGCTGACCCCGCACGCCGGCGAGTTCGAACGCCTGATGGGCAGTCCGCCGGGTGAGGACAGGTTGGCATCGGTGCGGGAGGCCGCGGCGAAGTACGACGCCGTGGTGCTGCTCAAGGGCAACGTGACGATCGTCGCCGCCCCGGATGGGCGGGTCCTGGTCAACGTCGCGCGTGGCTCGTGGCTGGCGACGGCTGGTTCCGGGGATGTCCTGTCCGGGTTGATCGGCTCGTTGCTGGCGGGCGGGTTGGATCCGTGGCTGGCTGCTGGGTGCGCGGCGTATGCGCACTCGCTGGCGGGGGAGTTGGCGGCGCGAGGTGTGCCGGTCTCGGCGTCGGGGATTCTCGCCGCGATCCCGGATGCGGTGCGGGTACTGCGCGACAGCGCTCTCTGAACACAAACGATCACTAACAGTTCCCATAGGAGAACTTGCCCATCAAGTTATCGAGTTATGTGTTAACAACCGCGAGATCCTCTGGTAAATAATGGGCGTCCCCACCAACTACGGAGGAACCCAATGACGGGAGCGCCCCCACGGGGCGTCGCGCGGCGGTCGGTGCTCAGGGGGGCACTGGCGGGCGGCGCGGCCCTCGCCACCGGCGGCCTGCTCGGCGCCTGCGGCGTCCGCCAGGACGCGCCGCGGATCGCCACCGACGACCGCTGGCGCCAGTTCGCAGGCGCCACGATCAACCTGATCTCCGAGAACACCGCCCCCACCGCGGCGATCGCGGCGAACCTCAGGCCGTTCACCGACCTGACCGGCATCAACGTCAACATCGTCACGCTGGAGCTGTCCGCACTGGTCCAGAAGGTCGCGCTCGACCTGGCCGGCGGCGAGTCGCAGTACCACGTGATCTACGCCGACCCCTACCAAGTGCTCGCGCCCTACTCGAAGGGCCTGGTCGACCTGCGTGAACTCGCCACGCAGCCGGGCCTGCCCGAGTTCACCGGCTGGGACGACTTCATCCCGACCCAGCTCGACGCGGCGGGCCGGTTCGGCGACCGGGACAAGATCTTCGCCGTCCCCTACGACTGCCCGACGATGATCTGGCAGTACCGCGCCGACCTGTTCGACAAGTACGGCGCCCGCATGGCCGACGACCTCGGCTTCGACCCGACCCCGGGCCTCGACCGCACCTGGGACGAGTACCTGCGGATCGCCCGGTGGTTCAACGACAACGCCGACGAGGTCGCCTACGGCACCGGCCACCAGGCCAAACAACACGACTCGCTGATGTGCGACTTCTCCAACGTGCTGTGGTCCTACGGCGGCGACTACTTCGACAACGGCACCGAGGTCGGCCTCTACGGCACCACCGACCCCGGCCCGTGCCGCCTCGGCAGCGACCAGGCCATCGCCGCCGCCGAGTTCTACCAGCGGCTCCTGTCGATCGCCGACCCGTCGTCGAAGACCTGGGACTGGAACGGTCTGGCCCCGGCGCTCAGCTCTGGCCGCATCGCGATGTGCGTCAACTGGCACGAATACGCCGCGGCCAACGAGAAGGCCATGCCGGGCCGGTTCGGCTACGCCCCGCTGCCGCGCGGGCCGGTCCGCTCCGCCAACCACTACGGCGGCTGCGGCATCGGCATCAATGGCAACACCCAGCCCAACGAGCGCATGGCCGCGTGGCTGTTCGTGCTCTGGGCGACCTCGACGCAGACGCAGCTGGCCAACCTCAAGAGCGAGGCGGGCGGCGGCACCCCGACCCGGCAGTCCGTCTACGACCTGCCCGAGGTCCGCGCCGCCGAGCACCGGCCCTCCGCGATGCCGAACATCCTCGCCGCGCCCGCCGTGGTGACCGCGTGGCAGCCGGAGAACATCGGTCTGCGGCCGAAGATCCCGATGTGGAACGAGTGCGACACCGCGGTCTACACGCAACTGTCCAAAATGCTCGCCGGTGACTCCTCGCCCGCGGACACCATGCGCGGCGCGGCCACGAAGATCGACCGGATCACGGCACGGGGGTGGGCGGCATGACCACGACGCTCGACGCGCCCGCCGAGGCGCCGGTCCGGAACACCAAGCCGCGCAAGCGGATCGGCTTCCACGGCCTGATGATGACGCCGGGCACGGCCCTGCTCGCGCTGCTGTCGGTCATCCCGCTGGTCACGATCACCGCGATGAGCTTCTCGCGCGTGCGCCTGCTCGGCGGGGTCGTGTTCGACAACGTCGGGCTGACCTACTGGGCGCGGCTGTTCGGCGATCTCGACCTGTGGGTGCAGTGGCTGCGCACCATCGCCTTCTTCGTGCTGACCGTCGGCCTGGAAATGCTGCTGGGCCTGGGATTCGCGCTGTGCCTGTGGAAGCTGGTGCGCGCCCGCAACCTGCTGCTGACGCTGTTCCTGCTGCCGATGTTCGTCGCGCCGGTGATCGTCGGCCTGCTCGGCCGGTTCCTCACCGACTCGACGTTCGGCCTCTACACGTGGCTGCTCGGCCTGGTCGGCTACCACGGCGACATCCTCGGCGGCGGCACGTCCGCGTTCCTGGCGGTGGTCGCGATGGACGTCTGGGAGTGGACGCCGCTGATCACGCTGGTGGTGCTCGCCGGGCTGACCGCGGTGCCGCAGAGCATCCGCGAGGCCGCCGCGCTGGACGGCGCGAACGGCTGGCAGACCTTCCGCCACGTCCTGCTGCCCTCGATCTCCGGGGTGCTGCTGGTGGCGCTGCTGATCCGCTCGATGGACGCGATCCGCTACTTCGACATCATCAGCGTCACCACCAACGGCGGCCCCGCGGACGCGACCAAGACGGTGCCGATCCGGCTGTACGAAACGGCTTTCCGCTTCTTCGACCTCGGCTACGCCGCCGTGATCGGGCTCGTCATGCTCGTCGTGACGATCCTCATCGCCCGGGCGTTCGTCCGGGTACTGGACAGGAAGGGGCTGACCCGATGACGAGCGCCATCGACCGCACGCCGCTGCGCGCCCGGCTGGGCGTCCGCGCCGTGGTGATCGTCGGTCTGCTGTGGACACTGGTGCCACTGGTGTGGA carries:
- a CDS encoding extracellular solute-binding protein; the protein is MTGAPPRGVARRSVLRGALAGGAALATGGLLGACGVRQDAPRIATDDRWRQFAGATINLISENTAPTAAIAANLRPFTDLTGINVNIVTLELSALVQKVALDLAGGESQYHVIYADPYQVLAPYSKGLVDLRELATQPGLPEFTGWDDFIPTQLDAAGRFGDRDKIFAVPYDCPTMIWQYRADLFDKYGARMADDLGFDPTPGLDRTWDEYLRIARWFNDNADEVAYGTGHQAKQHDSLMCDFSNVLWSYGGDYFDNGTEVGLYGTTDPGPCRLGSDQAIAAAEFYQRLLSIADPSSKTWDWNGLAPALSSGRIAMCVNWHEYAAANEKAMPGRFGYAPLPRGPVRSANHYGGCGIGINGNTQPNERMAAWLFVLWATSTQTQLANLKSEAGGGTPTRQSVYDLPEVRAAEHRPSAMPNILAAPAVVTAWQPENIGLRPKIPMWNECDTAVYTQLSKMLAGDSSPADTMRGAATKIDRITARGWAA
- a CDS encoding carbohydrate ABC transporter permease, giving the protein MTTTLDAPAEAPVRNTKPRKRIGFHGLMMTPGTALLALLSVIPLVTITAMSFSRVRLLGGVVFDNVGLTYWARLFGDLDLWVQWLRTIAFFVLTVGLEMLLGLGFALCLWKLVRARNLLLTLFLLPMFVAPVIVGLLGRFLTDSTFGLYTWLLGLVGYHGDILGGGTSAFLAVVAMDVWEWTPLITLVVLAGLTAVPQSIREAAALDGANGWQTFRHVLLPSISGVLLVALLIRSMDAIRYFDIISVTTNGGPADATKTVPIRLYETAFRFFDLGYAAVIGLVMLVVTILIARAFVRVLDRKGLTR
- a CDS encoding dienelactone hydrolase family protein; the encoded protein is MVSKPKELLEELSHAGPHDVLRGNLALAGLPGVVFTPRSGLGLPAVAFGHGWLQPPGRYRGLLAHLASWGIVAAAPATQLGPLPSHRLLAADLRTALDVVTRVRLGPDAISVDRDRLGLAGHSTGGGSAVLAAASGGVRGVATFAAAQTLPSASAAAVRVTAPGLHLAADGDLVAPAGGNAESIAKAWGGPVQYRKVDKSTHLALTEGSHWSQRLLHGKPNHRTQVLVRALFTAFFLTHLTGTDKYRPLLETDVKRAGIEFSRDALPVAA
- a CDS encoding NAD(P)H-hydrate dehydratase, whose amino-acid sequence is MQGMWTTDRIREAEERLLAVTPEGALMHKAAFAVAVHAAEMLAEHTGQVSGRRVALLVGAGNNGGDALWAGAFLRRRGVSVTAILLKPEKAHAAGLAALRRAKGRVLSAEDGPAALQAADLVIDGIVGLSAHGGLRPDAAALVEHVHAPVLAVDLPSGVEPDTGVVPGDAVTATRTVTFGACKPVHVLNPSRCGRVELVDIGLDLDDPDLWQLDAADVGRAWPVPGPEDNKYSQGVTGVAAGSAAYPGAAVLATGSAVLATSGMVRYAGPAADVVRSRWPEVVATGSVTDAGRVQAWVVGPGIGTGREGREVLAHVLGAGVPVCADADATTLMAHRPDVLDARDPGTPLVLTPHAGEFERLMGSPPGEDRLASVREAAAKYDAVVLLKGNVTIVAAPDGRVLVNVARGSWLATAGSGDVLSGLIGSLLAGGLDPWLAAGCAAYAHSLAGELAARGVPVSASGILAAIPDAVRVLRDSAL
- a CDS encoding WXG100 family type VII secretion target; the encoded protein is MAERLPTIEEVRQLVDDPGIDDETKRTLLVRYFDAIGDVDPVVYGFRNEDEKNQLLESYQDRFGFTDRDLTDGAFAYDAYSAAQGRHEANMQAAREAQARAVGDGKARLDSLKGSDTSPGAANSNEILDVGVPGLDSLRTWLPVYSRARAVAAPGLPDFRLQELIDRYDEQRDIPFDKFAAGVTEIVQVRESVADAAPSQNAAMQALFGSWEGDGKSAAAASWSKFGDGVRTVEQSLEHAADVVTRTIAAVAGSCRDKASWVLQYAFQTWPQQQGLTAQDTDRLARIAELGRNASADDFKHFIPFLLGQHSPLAGQLLVGSAFGMPDELLDAVQSWAKSWLAEFCGWFAGFVGEFQAMCENTRVAVAAQWSALNTELQQVPDNPFAGVGEAAPVASRSSGAGGAGGSGGASGAAAGGGSAGGAGAAGGAGATPPPAAPVVPPGVAPVVPPAVAPVAPAAAPVPDEQDTLTVQRGDSKLELSEPDQTGRMAIKIDNGDGPPKDYQLTWGTPDPAAPAYTPAADGKIHIDDGPLHITAERPSGETGPTVVTIDDGTGTPTTYTLGEEPTARPATPGTGPAPGTSATYPLGEAPAARPGTGPAPGAPATYPLGEEPATPAGARLAPGLSVDPAERLGALGAPAGQAVAPDSAALAEAAQQQMAGAFDGLAREAATDSATLADGGQERVAGAFDEFAQPAVAAEAAPLAEPTTSGAAGAGPAATGLASGDPSLISQHSAGTVLGDQEHTTPAAALGGVSDGLPGQGAVSGSLGDPGSLGHSSAPAAAGATLGTAPGLDPVGAAVDPSGMSMLGGLPPAGGNQGVDDPERSSRAYRVDGDIFDSPGSGGRISGSLDEEETRR
- the glmS gene encoding glutamine--fructose-6-phosphate transaminase (isomerizing); the protein is MCGIVGYVGHRQALDVVLGGLRRMEYRGYDSAGVAVLDGAGALTVERKAGRLANLEGALSEHGLDRFAGTAGMGHTRWATHGAPIDRNSHPHRDASQRVAVVHNGIIENFAALRAELEADGVEMTSDTDTETAAHLVARAYADGPTAGDLPASVRAVCRRLEGAFTLVVTHADQPDMIVAARRSSPLVVGVGEGEHFVASDVSAFIEHTRQAVELGQDQVVVISRDGYDISDFAGEPAQGKPFTVNWDLSAAEKGGHEYFMLKEIEEQPEALANTLRGHFDRGRIILDEQRLSDQDLREVDKVFVVACGSAYHSGLVAKYAIEHWCRLPVEVELASEFRYRDPVLDRDTLVVAVSQSGETADTLEAIRHARDQKARVLAVCNTNGAQIPRESDAVLYTHAGPEVGVAATKTFLSQIAANYLVGLALAQARGTKYPDEVAREFAELEAMPAAVQKVLSTVDQVRELSRDIADSKAVLFLGRHVGYPVALEGALKLKELAYMHAEAFAAGELKHGPIALIEEGLPVVVVMPSPKGRAVLHAKLVSNISEIQARGARTIVIAEEGDDTVRPFADELIEVPAVPTLLQPLVSTVPLQVLSAEIARSRGYDVDKPRNLAKSVTVE